One genomic segment of Rivularia sp. PCC 7116 includes these proteins:
- the lipA gene encoding lipoyl synthase — translation MTVKPDWLRVKAPQWERVGNVKETLRDLSLNTVCEEASCPNIGECFKAGTATFLIMGPACTRACPYCDIDFEKKPQPLDPTEPSRLAEAVRRMKLNHVVITSVNRDDLPDEGASQFVRCIEAVRTISPKTTIEVLIPDLCGNWEALEIILKAQPEVLNHNTETVPRLYKRTRPQGDYQRTLELLKISRQIAPWIYTKSGIMVGLGETDEEIRQVMQDLRAVDCDILTIGQYLQPTQKHLKVGDFIHPEQFAGWKKYGEEIGFLQVVSSPLTRSSYHAEQVRELMKQYPREKTSELI, via the coding sequence GTGACTGTAAAACCAGACTGGTTGCGGGTAAAGGCTCCTCAATGGGAACGTGTTGGGAATGTTAAGGAAACTCTGCGGGATTTATCGCTGAATACTGTTTGTGAGGAAGCATCTTGTCCGAATATTGGTGAGTGTTTCAAGGCAGGTACCGCTACGTTTTTAATTATGGGGCCTGCTTGTACTCGTGCTTGTCCTTACTGCGATATTGATTTTGAGAAAAAACCGCAACCTTTAGATCCTACGGAACCCTCGCGGTTAGCGGAAGCTGTTCGTCGAATGAAGTTGAATCATGTGGTGATTACTTCTGTAAACCGTGACGATTTACCTGATGAGGGAGCTTCCCAGTTTGTTCGCTGTATTGAAGCAGTACGTACTATTTCACCGAAGACTACTATTGAAGTTTTAATTCCCGATTTATGCGGTAATTGGGAAGCTTTGGAAATTATCCTTAAAGCGCAACCGGAAGTTCTTAATCACAATACAGAAACTGTTCCCCGGTTATATAAACGTACACGTCCCCAAGGTGATTATCAACGAACTTTGGAATTATTGAAGATATCCCGTCAAATTGCACCTTGGATTTATACTAAGTCTGGAATTATGGTTGGGCTTGGGGAAACCGATGAAGAAATTCGGCAAGTTATGCAAGATTTACGCGCTGTTGATTGCGATATTTTAACTATTGGACAATATTTACAACCTACTCAAAAGCATTTAAAAGTTGGTGATTTTATTCATCCCGAGCAGTTTGCAGGATGGAAGAAATATGGTGAAGAAATTGGTTTTTTACAAGTTGTTTCTTCTCCGTTGACAAGAAGTTCTTATCATGCAGAGCAGGTAAGAGAGTTGATGAAACAATATCCACGGGAGAAAACTTCGGAATTAATTTAA
- a CDS encoding NB-ARC domain-containing protein gives MTVQRRGRGVVLTDGGWEKLENSLHEWENTNNSDKPYTIEALIEVTQLDPATISKVLRREIAVDRRTLERFFRGFNLELDKSDYTKLVLSKNNQQNQYFCSEVPDVSIFFGRAEELNILQKWIVIDCCRLITLVGIGGIGKTSLSAKVIQNLRNNFDLTIWFSLRNAPPPLEIITNLLQVLSNGEEVDLARNISVLINKLIEYLQNQRSLIVFDNVDAVFCDSNYAGNYLSGYESYGELFQKLGETSHQSCLLMTSREKPKEISAIEGKELPARCLQISGLGISEVKQIFQGKGITNATDSNWQQLTINYGGNPLYLKFIASTVLDLFDGNIAEFLVQSNRSRVFGDVRNLIARQFNRLSELEQSLLYWLAINQDAVDLKELLSDLVSQPFSLLEILESLNRRSLIEKNKSKFSLQSVVMEYVTTNYIDQISQEISSGDISLFKSHALLKATSPDYIQDIQKRLIITPILEGLEVILGSQHQVETSLRNILSHFRGKSPLLTGYAVGNIINLLSHLSSEISNQDFSNLNIRQANLQGISLNNVDFSNSHFTQTTFSNTFGIIFSLAFNTTEEFLVTGSIDGEVCLWKWQTNQQVFKNHGHKTIVESVAFSLDSLKIASSSRDRSIKIWDASTGECILTLESPNQHTVKNLVFHRDGSKLFGYSNRSIISWDLNTGNSRILIESQSRICSLILSEDDILIFGCDDGAIFVWDINTEELIDRFSTNSGIILSLGHTKENDILTCGIRDKIVTVWNLNNSESIEIQSQSYNISLIDISNNGKFLATGSGEKTIKIWDIDTGLYLQSLSGHLSEINAIAFGSKNQILATASVDRTVKIWDVTTGKCLKTLQGRADYVHSAILSSDNRTIISGSQHTINFWDIDSQQCIYTLFKTKDWLSSLIVSQDEKTIACANIGNEDNVIRIWQINDLNNCLTTSNKIPSKILKGHDDSIWSFAFNSDGKKIVSGSSDRTVKVWDSDTAQCLKTFYGHNRPVLSVSFSPDENIIASCGGHSIIKLWNVETGECFQTIQERASYIIKFNCNGLILASGHTSGIVKLWDTNSAKCLQTLGNFGKPIISLAFSYDGNFIAYGSYDGTVTVWDINKNKSIAILQEKFSSPWSLTFSKDSNLLAVGRDSEIIQLWDIKAGKIVAFFQGDRHAEKVNITGVTGLTAARIANLIELGAYN, from the coding sequence ATGACGGTACAAAGAAGGGGTAGAGGAGTTGTTTTAACCGATGGAGGGTGGGAGAAATTAGAAAATTCTCTCCATGAATGGGAAAATACAAATAATTCTGATAAACCATATACTATTGAAGCTTTAATTGAAGTTACTCAGTTAGATCCAGCTACTATCTCTAAGGTTTTACGTCGAGAGATTGCTGTTGATAGACGTACTTTAGAAAGATTTTTTCGCGGTTTTAATCTGGAGTTGGATAAAAGCGATTATACAAAGTTAGTTTTATCAAAAAATAATCAACAAAATCAGTATTTTTGCAGTGAAGTTCCGGACGTTTCGATTTTTTTCGGTCGTGCTGAGGAGTTAAATATACTACAAAAGTGGATTGTTATTGATTGCTGTCGTTTAATTACACTGGTAGGTATTGGTGGGATTGGAAAAACAAGTTTATCTGCAAAGGTAATTCAAAATCTCAGAAATAATTTTGATTTGACAATTTGGTTTTCTTTACGTAATGCTCCACCACCTTTAGAAATAATTACGAATTTATTACAAGTTTTATCTAATGGTGAAGAAGTTGATTTAGCTAGAAATATTTCTGTTTTAATTAATAAGCTAATAGAGTATCTACAAAATCAACGTAGTTTAATAGTCTTTGATAATGTTGATGCTGTTTTCTGCGATAGTAATTATGCAGGGAATTATTTATCGGGTTATGAAAGCTACGGTGAACTTTTTCAGAAGTTAGGGGAAACATCCCATCAAAGTTGCTTGCTGATGACTTCTCGGGAAAAGCCAAAAGAGATTTCTGCTATTGAAGGGAAGGAATTACCTGCTCGTTGTTTACAAATCAGTGGTTTGGGTATTTCAGAAGTTAAGCAGATTTTTCAAGGGAAAGGAATTACTAATGCTACAGATTCAAATTGGCAACAGCTAACTATCAACTATGGGGGAAATCCTTTATATCTTAAATTTATCGCTTCTACAGTCTTAGATTTATTTGATGGAAATATTGCTGAGTTTTTAGTTCAAAGTAATAGGAGTAGGGTGTTTGGTGATGTTCGCAATCTGATAGCACGGCAGTTTAATCGTTTGTCGGAGTTAGAGCAATCTTTATTATATTGGTTAGCAATTAATCAAGATGCTGTTGATTTAAAAGAGTTATTATCCGATTTAGTCTCACAACCATTTAGCTTACTGGAAATATTAGAATCATTAAATCGTCGTTCCCTGATTGAGAAAAATAAATCTAAATTTTCACTACAGTCTGTAGTCATGGAATATGTGACTACGAATTACATCGATCAAATATCTCAAGAAATCTCTTCTGGAGATATTTCATTATTTAAAAGTCATGCTTTATTAAAAGCGACTTCACCAGATTACATTCAAGATATACAGAAACGTTTAATTATTACACCAATTCTTGAAGGTTTAGAAGTTATTTTAGGAAGTCAGCATCAAGTTGAAACTAGTTTAAGGAATATTCTTAGTCATTTTCGAGGGAAGTCACCATTACTTACTGGGTATGCTGTAGGGAATATTATTAATTTGCTATCTCATCTATCATCTGAGATTAGCAATCAAGATTTCTCTAATTTAAATATTCGACAAGCTAATTTACAGGGAATAAGTTTAAATAATGTTGATTTTAGCAATAGTCACTTTACACAAACGACTTTTTCTAATACCTTTGGAATTATTTTTAGTCTTGCTTTTAATACAACTGAAGAGTTTTTAGTTACCGGAAGTATTGATGGTGAAGTTTGTTTGTGGAAATGGCAAACAAATCAACAGGTTTTTAAAAACCATGGACATAAAACTATAGTGGAATCTGTTGCTTTTAGTTTAGATTCTTTAAAAATAGCTAGTTCGAGTCGAGATAGAAGTATTAAAATTTGGGATGCTTCTACTGGGGAATGTATTTTAACTTTAGAGTCACCGAATCAGCATACAGTCAAAAATCTTGTTTTCCATCGAGATGGAAGCAAGTTATTTGGCTATTCTAACAGAAGTATAATATCTTGGGATTTAAATACGGGTAATTCTCGGATATTAATTGAATCCCAAAGTCGTATTTGTTCTCTAATTTTATCTGAAGATGATATTTTGATATTCGGTTGTGACGATGGTGCGATTTTTGTTTGGGATATTAATACAGAGGAATTGATCGATCGGTTTTCAACTAATAGTGGTATTATTTTATCTCTTGGGCATACTAAAGAGAATGATATTTTGACTTGCGGTATTAGAGATAAGATTGTAACTGTTTGGAATTTGAATAATTCTGAATCTATAGAAATACAATCTCAAAGTTATAATATTTCTTTAATTGATATTAGTAATAACGGAAAATTTTTAGCTACTGGTAGCGGTGAAAAGACTATTAAAATATGGGATATTGATACTGGTTTATATTTACAAAGTTTGTCTGGACATCTTTCTGAAATTAACGCTATAGCTTTCGGTAGTAAAAATCAAATATTAGCAACTGCGAGCGTTGATAGAACGGTTAAAATTTGGGATGTCACTACAGGAAAATGTCTGAAAACCTTGCAAGGGCGTGCCGATTATGTTCATTCGGCTATACTTAGCAGCGATAATCGGACAATCATTAGCGGTAGTCAACATACAATTAATTTTTGGGATATAGATTCTCAGCAATGTATATATACTCTTTTTAAAACCAAAGATTGGCTTTCTTCATTAATTGTTAGTCAAGATGAAAAAACAATTGCTTGTGCAAATATTGGTAATGAAGATAATGTTATCCGCATTTGGCAGATAAATGATTTAAATAATTGTTTAACTACAAGCAATAAAATACCGTCGAAAATCCTAAAAGGACATGATGATAGTATTTGGTCGTTCGCCTTTAATTCAGATGGAAAAAAAATAGTTAGTGGTAGCAGCGATAGAACTGTAAAAGTTTGGGATTCTGATACAGCACAGTGTTTAAAAACATTTTACGGTCATAATCGTCCGGTGCTTTCTGTTAGTTTTAGCCCTGATGAAAACATAATTGCTAGTTGTGGTGGTCATTCGATTATTAAACTATGGAATGTTGAAACTGGAGAATGTTTTCAAACAATACAAGAAAGAGCTTCTTATATTATTAAATTTAATTGTAATGGTTTAATTTTAGCTAGCGGACATACTAGCGGTATTGTCAAACTTTGGGATACAAATAGCGCTAAATGCTTACAGACTTTAGGAAACTTTGGTAAACCAATTATTTCTCTGGCTTTTAGTTATGATGGCAATTTTATCGCTTATGGTAGCTACGATGGTACTGTAACTGTATGGGATATAAATAAGAATAAATCTATCGCCATATTACAAGAAAAATTCTCTTCACCTTGGAGTCTTACTTTTAGTAAAGATTCTAATTTATTAGCTGTAGGTAGAGATAGCGAAATTATTCAACTTTGGGATATTAAGGCGGGTAAGATAGTTGCATTTTTTCAAGGCGATCGCCATGCCGAAAAAGTTAATATCACAGGAGTTACGGGTTTAACTGCTGCAAGGATTGCTAATTTAATAGAGTTGGGGGCTTATAATTAA
- a CDS encoding SnoaL-like polyketide cyclase, whose protein sequence is MTNINTENLPLWVQNRDTVLKANKNVQWRYDKQPDYTKSNQNFAKESKQNHPANSLEALVQNLVRTFDIEANFKTDPQQWISVVQDKFRMSTNGGTNYKLEDLVESGTYKLLIGDTQHYKASEENFETSTNLFHSAFPEGFLWEVVEVYSAPPTIAVKWRHWGHFRGAYKDYVPTGETIEIIGMSIVKVTDDLKILSLEHYYDNTKFLDKLTSGGKTSGGAKQTPPSLQQKFWGFIKQLLRPQLKPATVNLQTSRCPFANLINK, encoded by the coding sequence ATGACTAACATTAACACCGAAAATCTACCACTCTGGGTACAAAATCGAGACACAGTATTGAAAGCAAACAAAAACGTACAATGGCGTTATGATAAACAACCAGATTACACTAAGTCTAATCAAAACTTTGCAAAAGAAAGTAAGCAAAATCACCCCGCAAATTCCCTTGAAGCACTGGTACAAAACTTAGTACGAACATTCGACATTGAAGCCAACTTTAAAACTGATCCTCAACAGTGGATATCCGTTGTTCAAGATAAGTTTCGCATGAGTACCAATGGTGGAACTAACTATAAATTAGAAGACTTAGTAGAATCAGGTACTTACAAATTATTGATTGGTGATACCCAACACTACAAAGCTTCAGAAGAAAACTTTGAAACTTCCACCAATCTTTTTCACTCCGCATTCCCCGAAGGCTTTTTATGGGAAGTAGTAGAAGTCTATTCTGCACCGCCAACAATTGCTGTTAAATGGAGACATTGGGGACATTTCCGAGGAGCTTATAAAGATTATGTCCCTACGGGAGAAACAATTGAAATCATTGGCATGAGTATTGTTAAAGTTACCGATGATTTAAAAATATTGTCCCTAGAACATTATTACGACAATACAAAATTCTTAGATAAGCTAACATCTGGTGGTAAAACTTCAGGTGGAGCAAAACAAACACCACCATCCTTACAACAAAAATTTTGGGGTTTCATCAAGCAGCTTTTGCGACCACAATTAAAGCCAGCAACCGTAAATTTACAAACTAGTCGCTGCCCTTTCGCAAACTTAATCAATAAATAA
- a CDS encoding class I SAM-dependent RNA methyltransferase produces the protein MNEYFATVARGLEDLAAKELEQLGAKSVEPGFCGVEFEGDRTLLYRVNLWARLPFRILFKVIKFPCKNAKELYKGIQTIEWQDYLTPEDTLAVNATGKNDELNHTHFTALQVKNAIVDQQQEVFGERSDVELYNPDLRINVHIRNDFCTVSLDSSGKSLHRRGYRPAVGAAPLKESLAAALIELSGWQPDQMFYDPLCGSGTLPIEACLKSLNIAPGLFRESFGFETWRDFDLSLLEQLIAEAEACQLDTLPASIWGSDNNEDVIEQASVNAVNSGVENHIYFSQMELADVAAPADSGVLFCNPPYGERLGRDSDLGQFYKLLGDVMKQRFKGWTAFVLSGNKELAKYIGLKSSQRIAVYNGTLPCQLMKYELY, from the coding sequence ATGAACGAATATTTTGCAACGGTTGCTCGCGGATTGGAAGATTTAGCAGCGAAGGAATTAGAACAATTGGGTGCAAAGTCGGTGGAGCCTGGGTTTTGCGGTGTTGAATTTGAAGGCGATCGCACTTTACTTTACCGGGTGAATCTATGGGCCAGATTACCTTTCCGAATTTTATTCAAGGTAATTAAATTTCCTTGTAAAAATGCAAAAGAGCTTTATAAGGGTATCCAAACGATTGAGTGGCAAGATTATCTGACACCGGAAGATACTTTAGCTGTAAACGCTACTGGTAAAAATGACGAACTTAACCACACTCACTTTACAGCGCTGCAGGTTAAAAATGCCATAGTTGACCAGCAGCAGGAAGTTTTCGGGGAACGTTCTGATGTTGAGCTTTACAACCCTGATTTACGCATTAACGTTCATATTCGCAATGATTTTTGTACTGTAAGTCTTGATAGCTCTGGTAAAAGTTTACACCGTCGCGGCTATCGTCCGGCGGTTGGAGCTGCACCGTTAAAAGAATCTTTGGCGGCTGCTTTAATTGAACTTTCGGGTTGGCAACCAGATCAAATGTTCTATGACCCGCTTTGTGGCTCTGGTACTTTACCGATAGAAGCTTGTTTGAAGTCTTTGAATATTGCACCGGGTTTATTTCGGGAATCTTTTGGTTTTGAGACTTGGAGAGATTTTGATTTGTCGCTTTTAGAACAGTTGATTGCAGAAGCGGAAGCTTGTCAGTTGGATACGCTTCCTGCTTCGATTTGGGGAAGCGATAATAACGAGGATGTCATCGAGCAAGCGAGTGTAAATGCAGTGAATAGCGGTGTTGAGAATCATATTTATTTTTCACAGATGGAGCTTGCTGATGTCGCGGCACCAGCAGATAGTGGGGTTTTGTTTTGCAATCCACCCTATGGGGAACGTTTGGGAAGAGATAGCGATTTAGGTCAATTTTACAAGCTTTTGGGTGATGTGATGAAGCAGCGTTTTAAGGGGTGGACTGCATTTGTGTTGAGTGGGAATAAGGAGTTGGCTAAATATATTGGGTTGAAGTCTTCGCAGAGGATTGCTGTTTATAACGGCACTTTGCCCTGTCAGTTAATGAAGTATGAATTGTATTAA
- a CDS encoding cytochrome b/b6 domain-containing protein: MSAKFHQPYQPLLLRILHALIGLFTIGAIITAFWTYDVFDGRWGTISLPKFTEIEGIHGTFGVWTLLIFPLFAIYAFHRGQRRLIQPDSFKNLTKFGEPMWWYSLHRLVNTLSILAVTFAVCSGKMMDEKWLPQGELNHSWYYAHLISWLILVICLALHVLMSIKVGSVPLILSMINLRFRSKDSPGLWQENFYSWRSNFNMVIVKQWLSSLSLLKVIEIFVFIAIISALVASVIKEIS, translated from the coding sequence ATGTCAGCGAAATTTCATCAGCCTTATCAACCATTATTACTACGCATTCTTCACGCTTTAATTGGCTTATTTACTATTGGAGCAATTATTACTGCTTTTTGGACTTATGATGTTTTTGATGGACGTTGGGGGACAATTTCCCTACCCAAATTTACAGAAATTGAGGGAATTCATGGGACATTTGGAGTATGGACGTTATTAATATTTCCTTTATTTGCTATCTATGCTTTTCATAGAGGTCAAAGAAGATTAATTCAGCCGGATTCTTTTAAGAACCTAACTAAATTTGGAGAACCAATGTGGTGGTATTCTCTACACCGTTTAGTTAATACTTTAAGTATTTTGGCGGTAACTTTTGCCGTTTGTTCTGGCAAAATGATGGATGAAAAGTGGCTACCTCAAGGAGAACTTAATCATTCTTGGTATTATGCCCATCTTATTTCTTGGTTAATTTTAGTAATTTGCTTGGCGCTTCATGTGTTGATGAGTATTAAGGTTGGAAGTGTACCCTTAATTTTATCTATGATTAATTTACGATTTCGTAGTAAGGATAGTCCTGGTTTATGGCAAGAAAATTTTTATAGTTGGCGTTCTAATTTTAATATGGTGATAGTTAAGCAATGGCTATCATCTCTTTCCTTGCTTAAAGTTATCGAAATTTTCGTATTTATTGCTATTATCTCAGCTTTGGTAGCTTCGGTAATTAAGGAAATTAGTTAA
- a CDS encoding alpha/beta fold hydrolase: MAETFKLNIGSAELAVECSGEGKPLIFLHAGVADKRMWHYQMAGLNDSYQVVAYDRRGFGETTTADQAFSHIEDLRKVLDKLEVSNTFLVGCSQGGRIAIDFTLAYPQRVTKLVLISTAISGAPAPETFAPNIQARINTLKEAEETNDLARVNAIEANLWLDGATSQKGRVNSALRELFLDMNGIALGMPELTQEIEPNNAYERLSVLSLPVLVIWGELDFPHIKQRCQYIVDTIPNAWGEEIPGTAHLPNFEKPEKINKLLRDFLG; the protein is encoded by the coding sequence ATGGCGGAGACTTTTAAACTTAACATAGGTAGTGCTGAACTTGCGGTTGAATGTTCAGGAGAAGGCAAACCATTAATTTTTCTCCATGCAGGCGTTGCAGATAAACGTATGTGGCATTATCAGATGGCTGGTTTGAACGACAGCTATCAAGTAGTTGCTTACGATCGCCGGGGTTTCGGTGAAACGACAACTGCCGATCAAGCCTTTTCACATATTGAAGATTTACGAAAAGTGCTTGACAAACTGGAAGTCTCAAATACTTTTTTAGTCGGATGTTCGCAAGGTGGACGTATTGCGATCGATTTTACTCTTGCTTATCCACAACGGGTAACTAAGCTTGTGCTGATTTCAACTGCTATCAGCGGCGCTCCTGCGCCGGAAACGTTTGCTCCTAATATTCAAGCACGTATTAATACGTTGAAGGAAGCGGAGGAAACCAACGATTTAGCGCGTGTTAATGCAATTGAAGCTAACTTATGGCTTGACGGTGCAACTAGTCAGAAAGGAAGAGTTAATAGTGCTTTGAGAGAATTATTTCTTGATATGAATGGTATTGCTTTAGGGATGCCTGAACTTACTCAAGAAATTGAACCCAATAACGCTTATGAAAGATTATCTGTCTTATCGTTACCAGTGCTTGTTATTTGGGGTGAACTAGATTTCCCGCATATTAAGCAACGCTGCCAGTATATTGTTGATACTATTCCTAATGCTTGGGGAGAAGAAATACCCGGCACGGCTCATCTTCCTAACTTTGAAAAGCCAGAGAAAATCAATAAGTTGTTAAGAGATTTTTTAGGTTAA
- a CDS encoding DarT ssDNA thymidine ADP-ribosyltransferase family protein: MHGLNQAVLWELDCKFYQENAASNNAKENILEMRTQAITQPDVLKNMFSDYGRIKREILEIPSNFTTYPQAEVLVFNQIDAQYIDAVHFYNLNVGNCWAKQNPGNYLQKFYGECRYYFSPRQDWEMW; the protein is encoded by the coding sequence CTGCACGGGCTAAATCAAGCTGTTTTATGGGAACTAGATTGTAAGTTTTATCAAGAGAATGCAGCTTCAAACAATGCTAAAGAAAATATCTTAGAAATGAGAACTCAGGCGATAACACAACCTGATGTTTTAAAAAATATGTTCTCAGATTATGGTCGTATTAAACGCGAAATTTTAGAAATTCCAAGTAATTTTACAACTTATCCTCAAGCTGAAGTGCTTGTATTTAATCAGATTGATGCTCAATATATTGATGCAGTTCACTTTTATAATTTAAATGTTGGAAATTGTTGGGCAAAGCAAAATCCAGGGAATTATTTACAGAAGTTTTACGGCGAATGTCGCTATTACTTTTCTCCCAGACAAGATTGGGAAATGTGGTAA
- a CDS encoding NAD(P)H-dependent glycerol-3-phosphate dehydrogenase, translating into MANQKTVAILGAGAWGKALTTLAQINAHDVRIFSRRGSQTLEQTVEGADIILSAVSMKGVRDVASQLKSLSVSPQTIFVTATKGLDPQTTCTPSQIWQDNFPDNPVVVLCGPNLSKEITKELPAATVVASKIESAAESTQLVFNSTRFRVYTNSDPLGVELGGTLKNVMAIAAGVCDGLQLGTNAKAALMTRGLTEMVRIGVHWGAKPETFYGLSGLGDILATCNSPLSRNYQVGYQLGQGKTLTEILSQLEETAEGVNTAEVLVHRAKQQNISMPITQEVYRLLKAEVTPRQALMDLMKRDIKPEYNN; encoded by the coding sequence ATGGCTAATCAAAAAACAGTTGCTATTCTCGGTGCCGGTGCTTGGGGAAAAGCTCTTACAACTCTTGCTCAAATTAACGCTCATGATGTACGAATATTCTCGCGTCGCGGTTCGCAAACTTTAGAACAAACCGTGGAAGGTGCGGATATTATTCTCAGCGCTGTTTCTATGAAAGGGGTAAGAGATGTTGCTTCTCAATTAAAATCTTTATCTGTTTCTCCTCAAACTATTTTTGTTACCGCTACTAAAGGTTTAGACCCTCAGACTACATGCACACCTTCGCAGATTTGGCAAGATAATTTTCCCGATAATCCAGTGGTGGTTTTATGCGGTCCTAATTTATCTAAGGAGATTACCAAGGAATTACCAGCAGCCACTGTAGTAGCTAGCAAGATTGAAAGTGCTGCCGAATCAACGCAGTTAGTATTTAATTCAACTCGATTTCGGGTTTACACAAATTCCGATCCTTTGGGAGTGGAATTAGGTGGAACTTTGAAAAATGTTATGGCGATCGCTGCTGGTGTATGTGACGGTTTGCAGTTGGGAACCAATGCCAAGGCTGCGCTAATGACTCGCGGGCTAACTGAAATGGTTCGTATCGGCGTACATTGGGGTGCGAAGCCAGAAACTTTTTACGGTTTATCGGGTTTGGGTGATATTCTAGCAACCTGCAACAGTCCTTTAAGTCGCAATTACCAAGTCGGATATCAATTAGGACAAGGTAAAACTCTTACAGAAATTCTTTCCCAACTTGAAGAAACTGCTGAAGGAGTAAATACAGCTGAAGTTTTGGTACACAGAGCCAAACAACAAAATATTTCCATGCCGATTACTCAAGAAGTTTACCGCTTGCTGAAAGCTGAAGTCACACCACGACAGGCGCTGATGGATTTAATGAAGCGAGATATCAAGCCAGAATACAACAATTAG